The following is a genomic window from Thermoplasmata archaeon.
GCACGTGTTCGGATGGTCGTGGGAGGAAGCCACGCGGTTCTTCATGGAGAACGCATTCCTCGAACACCTGCCCGCGGAGCGCGAGGCGAAGCGCGGGACCTTCGACCCGGGATACCTGAACTACACGCTCGGCAAGCTCATGATCAAAAAGCTCCGCACGGACTGGATGGCCCGACATACGGGCGCGAGTCTGCGGGAGTTCCACGATGCATTCCTCGGCCTCGGCGCGCCGCCCCTCGGCCTCGCCCGCGAGGCGCTCTTGGGGCCCGATGCAGGACCCGCCCTCTAGGAAGTTCAGCCCCCGGAGACTGCACGCAGGTGCAGCAGCTCCAGAACCCGTCGAGGAAGTCCGGCGGACAACTCACCGCGGAAATTTCGGCTCGCCTAGACATGTTTAAGAGCTGGGATGCATACTGTGTCCGTGTATAATGGGGTCTGCCCCCAGGAGGAGTTAGACCCTGACCATGGCAAAGAAGGCCGCGAAGAAAGCGAAGAAGGGCAAGCACTAAGGGTGCGGCCCTCCTGACGTTGTGGAGGCCTATCAGTTCTTTCCTTTCTTTTCTTATCCCTTTTCCCGCTCGGCGGGAACACGCGAAACCTTGATGACTTCGCCGGCCCATCGCGTGCCCTCAGGAGGGTGCTTCCTTGGATCTGCCAGGCTCGGGCCGACGGGAGCGATGTGCGCTGTGGGCGTGTATCCTGGCGTGCGCGATCGTCGTGGCCGTGATCTCGCCAATCGTCGCCCGCGGCGACCGTCCCGGTACGGCCTCCTCTGCCATGGACTGGTCCGTCGTCGGTCCGCGCCTCCTGGTCCTCCCGGTGGGTCCCCCGGGCTCCTTGGACGCCGCCCAGGTCTCCCAGCCGGCGGTGGTCCGCGCGCTCAACGGATCCTACCTCATGTACTACACCGGCTCCGATGGCTCCCGTAACCGAATCTTGGCGGCCCACTCTCGTAACGGCATCGCCTGGACGAAGCTTGGGGGCAGCCTCTTCCTGAACGACGGAAGCGGCTCTCCGTTCCTGCTGTTGATTGCGGGTACGTACCACCTGTGGTTCGAGTCGGTCGTGTGGGGCGTGGGTCCCCTGGGCTACACGGATCGGATCTTCCACGCCACCTCGACCGACGGGGTCACGTGGAGCACACCTGCACTTGCCCTCGACGTGGGGAACGTATCCGACTGGGACGGAGGGTCTGTCGGAGACCCTTCCGTTGCGCCGGGTGCTCCCGGAGATTACCGGATGTACTACACGATGTACGCCGCGAATCACACGGCCGCCATAGGCGTCGCGACCTCCACGGATCTCGTGACGTTCACAAAGTGGGCGGGCAACCCTGTCTTCCGGCCCGGCCCATCGGGCAGCTGGGACGATTACACGGTGGCGAACCCGTCCGTCGTTCCGGGTTCCCCATGGACCCTGTTCTATGGAGGGCGCAGATCCTTCACGCGAGGTCAAATCGGCCTCGCGACCTCCCTGGATGGGTACACGTGGACCCGTGGCAGCGCGCCGCTCCTCGGATACGACCCACCCGGGACCTGGGACAGTGCGGGCGTAGGCGACCCGGAGTTCGTGGAGGGGGCTCCGCCGCATCTCTACTTCGATGGGGCGAGTGGGACCGGGGCAAGCGAGATCGGCATGGTCAACGTGACGAGCGCCAGCTCGAGCGGCGCGACGGAAGGCACCGTCCTCGGCATTCCCGTCCTGGCGTTCGTCCTCCTCGTTCTCGTCGCGGGCATTGGGGTGGCGACGGTCCTCGCTGTCCTGCTCGTGCTCCGGAGCGGTTCCCGCCGTCCGCCGGAAAGCGGATAGGCTACGTTTCCGGGTTCTTGGCGAGCCGGTCCGCGAGCCTACTCCGGAGGACTTGGCTGACGATCTGGCCGTCCGCTCGACCGCGCACCCGATCCATGACGCGTCCCATGAGGCCCTTCTCCGCGGCGCCGCCGCGCAATCGGATCAGGTCTGCCGAGGCGTCGAGGACTTCGTCCACGATGGCCACGAGCTCCTCGCGGTTCAAACCACGAACTCCGGTCGCCAGAAGGGCATCCGACGCGCGGGCGCCACTCTCCGCCATCTGCCGCAGCAACTCCGGAATCGCCTCCTTCGCGAAGCGCCCCGCCTTCAGGAGCGAGAAGAGCTCACGCAGGTGGTCCTCCGGGATTCCGTCCACGTCGAGACCCTCCCGCCGCAACTCCGAGTAGTGGTAGAGGAGGACCGTGGCTACCAGGGTGGTCTCCCCGAACTCCCGGGCGATCGTCTCGAAGAGATCGTCGCTCCCCTCCTGGACCAGCTGCCGCGCCTGCTGTTCGTGGATCCGGTACTCCCGAACCAGGCGGGGCACCTTCGCCTCGGGCCGCTCGGGCAGGTGCTCCCGAATCCGCTTCAGGCGGTCCTCGTGGACGCGCAGAGGCGGGACATCCGTCTCCGGATACATGCGGGCCTTCCCCGGGAGCGGGCGGCTGTAGACCGTGCTCCCATCGGGTCGGGGATCGCGGGTCTCTTCGGGGACGCCCTTCACCGCGTACGCGGCCCGGGGATGCATCTCCTCGATCGCATGGAGACACTTCGCCTCCTCGTCCGCGACGAGGACGAAGGCGTCGCGGTCGCCCAAGTTCAGGGCGCGGCGGACCGCGTCCACCTCGCCCTGCGTGATCCCGTACGCGGGCAGCTCGTCGGAATGGAAGATGCCGCCCACACCGGCGACTCGGGCGTGTGCCGCGAGCTCGGGGCCCAGCTTTCCCTTGAGGAGACCCGCGAACCCGGGGAGGGGCCATGCCAGGACCCTCCCTCCCTTCTTCAGGGCTCCCTGGACGACCTTGGAGGGGGACGCAGTGAACGTTGCGGTCAGGTCGATGCCGTCCTGAGACACGGCCCCGCCCCCGCGCGCCGCGAGTTCCCGGGCCACGTCGATCAGCATGAGCTGCCGCTCGACCTCCTTCTCGACGAACGTCTCGATGAGCCGCACTTCCTGGACGCCCTTGACCTCGATGCGGGCTCCTCCCCGGATGGAGATGTTCACGTCCTCGCGGATCGTCCCGATGCCCCGGATGACCTTGCGCGTCGCGCGCAGGAGCGAGCCAATCGCGAGGGCCACCTCCCGCGCCTCCCCCGGGGACGCGATGTCCGGCGTTGTGGAGACCTCTGCGAGCGGGATGCCGAGCCGGTCGAGGCGGTAGAAGATCTCGCCGACCTTCTCCCCCACCTTGCGGGCGGCGTCCTCCTCCAGAAGGATCGTAGGGATTCCGATGCGCTTCCCGTTCACCTGGATCGACCCATCCAGGCCGACGAGGGCCGAGCGCTGGAAGCCCGCGGTGTTGGACCCGTCGAT
Proteins encoded in this region:
- the gatE gene encoding Glu-tRNA(Gln) amidotransferase subunit GatE, translating into MDYRALGLKVGLEIHQQLLTHKLFCDCASRLSEEDGGIRFQRRLRPTQSELGEVDAAAIEEARRHLTFVYEATSNSCLVEADEEPPHPPNEEALEIVLEIALLLGATPVREVDFMRKIVIDGSNTAGFQRSALVGLDGSIQVNGKRIGIPTILLEEDAARKVGEKVGEIFYRLDRLGIPLAEVSTTPDIASPGEAREVALAIGSLLRATRKVIRGIGTIREDVNISIRGGARIEVKGVQEVRLIETFVEKEVERQLMLIDVARELAARGGGAVSQDGIDLTATFTASPSKVVQGALKKGGRVLAWPLPGFAGLLKGKLGPELAAHARVAGVGGIFHSDELPAYGITQGEVDAVRRALNLGDRDAFVLVADEEAKCLHAIEEMHPRAAYAVKGVPEETRDPRPDGSTVYSRPLPGKARMYPETDVPPLRVHEDRLKRIREHLPERPEAKVPRLVREYRIHEQQARQLVQEGSDDLFETIAREFGETTLVATVLLYHYSELRREGLDVDGIPEDHLRELFSLLKAGRFAKEAIPELLRQMAESGARASDALLATGVRGLNREELVAIVDEVLDASADLIRLRGGAAEKGLMGRVMDRVRGRADGQIVSQVLRSRLADRLAKNPET